From Parasphaerochaeta coccoides DSM 17374, a single genomic window includes:
- a CDS encoding ATP-dependent DNA helicase, with protein MKKSDIYDVFDVGGVLNSQFPGYEYREAQLMMSDLVREAIEHDAIAAAEAGTGIGKSFAYLVPVLLNLDDVPEDRTVIATATINLQRQLLEKDIPALFSAMGMKKSVALVVGISQYVCLYRLAERISETPLLALDPLTDIGKMKAWARDTETGLRSDYPGRLDGELWSDVCADGDLCLGYKCPHSQECHFLKARKHAFDSQLLIVNHHILFTDSRIRLDGDESYDEEALLPPFHRLVIDEAHNIERNATDFFTDDYSRSTVIRLITRLSRQSAGARKTNLIETLAPYMPEKDLPDKILDQIAMLREKIDAADDFLMAFMRARDTSSILLKKTHQDILEPFFTLAKEIAACGSRLDGACKKVMEQNTAPQEFQHFLTKFEVYMRRLVSQTDVLGRFAELSGWGDDIHWLEMEYDARKNQAGGVHVKITPLNVSEILREALYEKLSTVVCTSATLDLQDDFTFWSSRAGLPVPGKPYLRTKFDSPFDYKHNLMLLTPMDSPEFSGKNSEEYLDYVTKTVGEAILAAGGGALVLFTSYVMLQDIYSRLVPVFAKNDLHVACQGDADRYTLLQEFKEDADSCLFATDSFWEGVDAPGDTLRLVIIVKLPFKVPTEPVYCARHERIDEDGGSGFFQLALPEAAMKLKQGFGRLLRTTEDRGIVLILDSRIVRKSYGSWMLNALPESHHPETLAENIPGKIETFLFG; from the coding sequence TTGAAAAAGAGTGATATATATGACGTCTTTGATGTAGGAGGCGTTCTCAATTCTCAGTTTCCCGGATACGAATACAGGGAAGCACAACTCATGATGAGCGACCTGGTCAGGGAAGCCATTGAACATGATGCTATCGCAGCCGCGGAAGCTGGTACCGGCATCGGGAAGTCCTTCGCATATCTTGTCCCGGTGTTGCTCAACTTGGACGATGTCCCGGAAGACAGGACGGTGATAGCGACGGCGACCATCAATCTCCAGCGACAGCTTCTTGAAAAAGATATTCCCGCGCTTTTTTCAGCTATGGGAATGAAGAAATCAGTTGCCTTGGTAGTGGGTATATCCCAGTATGTCTGCCTCTACCGTCTTGCCGAAAGAATTTCAGAGACACCACTGCTCGCCCTCGATCCGTTGACGGACATAGGAAAGATGAAAGCGTGGGCGCGTGATACCGAGACAGGACTCAGGTCGGATTATCCGGGACGTCTTGACGGGGAGTTGTGGAGCGATGTCTGCGCGGACGGAGACTTGTGCCTGGGCTACAAATGCCCACATTCCCAGGAATGTCATTTTCTCAAGGCACGCAAGCATGCCTTTGATTCCCAGTTGCTCATTGTCAATCATCACATCCTTTTCACTGACTCACGCATACGGCTTGATGGAGATGAATCTTATGATGAGGAAGCTCTTTTGCCCCCTTTTCATCGTCTGGTCATAGATGAGGCGCACAACATTGAGAGAAATGCAACTGATTTTTTCACTGATGACTATTCACGTTCGACTGTCATCCGCCTCATTACCCGGCTCTCACGACAAAGCGCCGGGGCACGAAAAACCAACTTGATTGAAACCTTGGCTCCTTACATGCCGGAGAAAGACCTGCCGGACAAGATCCTTGACCAGATTGCCATGCTCAGGGAAAAAATTGACGCTGCGGATGATTTTCTGATGGCTTTCATGCGGGCAAGGGATACATCTTCCATACTATTGAAAAAGACTCATCAGGATATCCTTGAACCCTTCTTTACACTGGCAAAGGAAATAGCGGCATGCGGTTCCCGTTTGGACGGTGCATGCAAGAAAGTGATGGAACAGAATACTGCGCCGCAGGAATTCCAGCATTTCCTTACCAAGTTCGAGGTATACATGCGCCGCCTTGTATCGCAGACAGATGTTCTTGGACGCTTTGCGGAATTGTCGGGGTGGGGAGATGATATCCATTGGCTTGAGATGGAATATGATGCACGGAAGAACCAGGCAGGAGGAGTACATGTGAAGATAACTCCGCTGAATGTCTCGGAAATACTCAGGGAAGCACTTTACGAAAAACTTTCCACAGTGGTATGTACCTCCGCAACCCTCGATTTGCAGGATGATTTTACTTTCTGGTCTTCCCGTGCGGGGCTGCCAGTACCAGGCAAGCCATATCTCCGTACCAAGTTCGATAGCCCTTTCGATTATAAGCATAATCTCATGCTTCTTACGCCGATGGATTCTCCCGAATTTTCCGGGAAAAACAGTGAGGAGTATCTGGATTATGTCACGAAAACTGTCGGAGAAGCTATCCTTGCCGCGGGAGGTGGCGCGTTGGTTCTATTCACTTCATATGTCATGCTCCAGGATATTTACAGCAGGCTGGTTCCGGTTTTTGCAAAGAACGACCTGCATGTCGCCTGCCAAGGTGACGCAGACAGATATACTTTGCTCCAGGAATTCAAGGAGGATGCGGACAGTTGCCTTTTTGCCACGGACAGTTTCTGGGAAGGCGTCGATGCTCCAGGTGATACGTTGCGGCTGGTCATCATTGTCAAACTGCCGTTCAAAGTACCGACAGAGCCGGTCTACTGTGCCCGACATGAAAGAATTGATGAAGACGGAGGAAGCGGTTTCTTCCAGCTTGCCCTGCCTGAAGCGG